Proteins from a genomic interval of Paenibacillus sp. FSL H8-0048:
- a CDS encoding response regulator transcription factor — translation MLKVLLVDDEAPILSNLNTVLPWQDMGMEVAGLARSGMEALRLAEETPPDLVLCDIRMPVMDGLTFIGKLREMGLMSEVLLLSGYQEFDYAREAIRLGVKEYICKPIHYGELGDKVREIGSRIRSRQYKDKLYNSIPLFQEVPAADEPVKKTPEQLMNQAAQFITERLHTDLGIDEVANTIGISSSYFCLLFKNRFAVTFVEYVTQQRIEAAKFMLASSDKSITAISSGVGYQERRYFTKVFQKQTGMTPKEYRSRFGATDART, via the coding sequence ATGCTAAAAGTATTATTGGTTGACGATGAAGCGCCCATTCTGAGCAATCTCAACACTGTGCTGCCCTGGCAGGACATGGGGATGGAGGTTGCGGGGCTGGCACGAAGCGGGATGGAGGCGCTGCGCTTGGCAGAGGAAACGCCGCCTGATCTGGTGCTCTGCGATATCCGTATGCCGGTGATGGATGGGTTGACATTCATCGGCAAGCTGCGGGAGATGGGGCTTATGAGCGAGGTACTGCTGCTCAGCGGTTACCAGGAATTCGATTATGCGCGTGAAGCGATCCGGCTCGGGGTGAAGGAGTATATCTGCAAGCCGATTCATTACGGGGAGCTTGGCGACAAGGTACGGGAAATCGGCTCGCGGATACGCAGCAGGCAGTATAAGGACAAATTGTACAACAGCATCCCGTTGTTTCAGGAAGTGCCTGCGGCTGATGAGCCTGTCAAAAAAACACCGGAGCAGCTGATGAATCAAGCCGCACAGTTCATTACGGAGCGCCTGCACACAGATCTCGGTATTGATGAGGTGGCGAATACGATTGGCATTAGCAGCAGTTATTTTTGCCTGCTCTTCAAGAACCGCTTCGCGGTGACCTTCGTGGAGTATGTCACCCAGCAGCGGATTGAAGCTGCCAAGTTCATGCTCGCCAGCAGCGACAAGAGCATCACGGCCATCAGTTCGGGCGTCGGCTATCAGGAGCGGCGTTATTTCACCAAGGTGTTCCAGAAGCAGACAGGAATGACCCCGAAGGAATACCGCAGCAGGTTCGGGGCGACCGATGCCCGTACCTAG
- the pflA gene encoding pyruvate formate-lyase-activating protein has protein sequence MLKGHIHSLETFGTVDGPGIRFVLFMQGCLLKCQYCHNPDTWELNEGKEMTVEQVLAEIEPYLNYYKTSGGGLTVSGGEPTLQAHFVKQLFTEVKKRWNLHTTLDTNGYNDGSKISDLLDVTDLVLLDLKHIDDEAHIKLTGKSNDRTLKLARWLSDNNRKMWIRHVYVPGIHNNEEDLQNLGRFIGTLKGVEKFEILPYHVMGIYKWKELGRPYELEGVESPSDEEVQRAYRLIEEGRKESALV, from the coding sequence ATGCTTAAAGGACATATCCACTCTTTAGAAACCTTTGGAACGGTGGATGGCCCGGGTATCCGCTTCGTGCTTTTTATGCAGGGCTGCCTGCTCAAGTGTCAGTATTGCCACAACCCGGATACATGGGAATTGAATGAAGGCAAGGAAATGACCGTCGAGCAAGTGCTGGCGGAAATTGAGCCTTACCTGAATTATTATAAAACGTCCGGCGGCGGTCTGACCGTATCCGGCGGTGAACCAACTCTCCAGGCGCATTTTGTGAAGCAGCTGTTCACCGAGGTGAAGAAACGCTGGAATCTGCATACCACGCTTGATACTAACGGCTATAATGATGGTTCGAAAATCAGCGATCTGCTGGATGTTACCGACCTGGTACTCTTAGATCTGAAGCATATTGATGACGAAGCGCACATCAAGCTAACCGGCAAATCCAACGACCGTACCTTGAAGCTGGCCCGCTGGTTATCTGATAATAACCGTAAAATGTGGATTCGCCATGTCTATGTTCCCGGCATTCATAATAATGAAGAGGATTTACAGAATCTCGGACGGTTCATCGGCACCTTAAAGGGTGTGGAGAAGTTCGAAATCCTGCCTTATCACGTAATGGGGATCTACAAATGGAAAGAACTTGGCCGTCCCTATGAGCTTGAAGGGGTGGAGTCACCTTCCGATGAAGAAGTGCAGCGTGCGTACCGGCTGATTGAAGAGGGTCGTAAAGAGTCTGCATTGGTCTAA
- a CDS encoding copper amine oxidase N-terminal domain-containing protein: MNLKRTFLVAVLVVSQSVAAVPAFAAPVSTQTTITGTVAAAGNTGATQLQTESTNPLATETPAGSVTPTSTPVPEATPAQGIPAATATPSPAATALPGETAAPADGTVTTAPVDGVVPTEDPAMTPFMQPTPTPGIAAPADGAGKLILMMNSNKMFRNGTPYTANQPMAVKNGVSYVSIRAMVEMVGVAFTYDAKTKEVIVTKGTSIMRFKTDSKIYTVDGTKVTMKGPAYQFKGTFMIPLTSITSALKIPYTVDNVQKRVILTLNTKPTASFTVQPKEIYAGETIVTYVTSSSSPNGTPIVEERWSDNKRDMYDQPGFYTVMYSVRDANNMWSDPYPVTIQVLQPNQPPVAQFTTDKDEYKMGEPVILTDTSYDPENEELTVTWNNRSLAYFTSGPVPIQLTVTDKHGLSSTAEKIINITSEQLYTQDEVTKLFTIPGDIISMDGGKIPSLPNLPYNLSSEGYTLIRSNSPETVNTEGVLYRESSVGNTRFLVHHMNNMATRQKLYVIATNNNLYPATITTQYLGIAGPVTSPEYTGKVSMEKYFKSMVTGSTEAPVTLQPGQSMIIMTDLNKIAMKPKDVMSLSADLFSDLPVQYNVVMVEQTKDPLAELPYLPVLDSDGVHTRGTFPDSTRIMNVTDLVGTTQSKLLLGDNKLDKNLDGIDPMKGTYVSNAGNFGVLYKIVLDRVAANTLITFNPRGGPYLGPLIVNGTMVNLPNKGTLGLSSDTNAVVYRTGEYEGRVEIVFSVASGSNLPVNFVFTPLPAKK, encoded by the coding sequence ATGAATTTGAAAAGAACGTTCTTGGTGGCAGTATTGGTGGTATCGCAATCCGTAGCAGCGGTTCCAGCCTTCGCAGCACCAGTCAGCACTCAGACAACAATAACAGGGACTGTTGCCGCAGCGGGAAATACCGGCGCAACGCAGCTTCAGACCGAGTCGACTAATCCGCTGGCTACGGAGACGCCTGCCGGATCAGTGACACCAACATCAACACCTGTGCCTGAAGCAACACCGGCCCAGGGGATTCCGGCAGCCACAGCAACGCCAAGTCCGGCTGCAACGGCCCTTCCTGGTGAGACTGCAGCGCCTGCAGACGGTACCGTAACAACAGCGCCTGTAGATGGTGTTGTACCAACCGAAGATCCGGCGATGACTCCATTCATGCAGCCTACACCAACTCCAGGCATAGCTGCGCCCGCGGATGGGGCAGGCAAGCTGATCCTGATGATGAACAGCAACAAGATGTTCAGAAATGGCACGCCTTACACCGCCAATCAGCCGATGGCAGTCAAGAATGGTGTCTCCTATGTATCGATCCGCGCAATGGTGGAAATGGTAGGCGTTGCCTTCACGTATGATGCCAAAACCAAAGAGGTCATTGTGACCAAGGGCACCAGCATTATGCGCTTCAAGACCGACAGCAAAATATACACAGTCGATGGTACCAAGGTTACCATGAAGGGTCCTGCTTACCAGTTCAAAGGCACCTTTATGATACCGTTAACCTCGATAACCTCTGCACTCAAAATTCCTTACACCGTTGACAATGTTCAGAAGCGGGTTATTCTTACACTGAATACGAAGCCAACTGCTTCCTTCACGGTTCAGCCCAAGGAAATCTATGCCGGGGAAACGATCGTGACTTATGTGACCTCCAGCTCTTCCCCGAACGGTACGCCGATTGTGGAAGAACGTTGGAGTGACAACAAGCGGGATATGTATGATCAGCCGGGCTTCTATACGGTTATGTATTCGGTACGGGATGCCAACAACATGTGGAGTGATCCTTATCCGGTGACCATTCAGGTGCTGCAGCCTAATCAGCCGCCAGTGGCCCAGTTCACCACAGATAAAGACGAATACAAAATGGGTGAGCCGGTAATCCTGACCGATACCAGCTATGATCCTGAGAATGAAGAGCTGACCGTTACCTGGAACAATCGGTCGCTGGCTTACTTTACTTCCGGACCTGTACCTATCCAGCTGACAGTAACTGATAAGCATGGTCTTAGCAGTACTGCTGAGAAGATCATCAATATTACCAGCGAGCAATTGTATACGCAGGATGAAGTAACGAAGCTGTTCACCATTCCGGGGGATATCATCAGCATGGACGGCGGGAAGATCCCGTCGCTTCCGAATCTGCCGTATAACCTGTCCTCAGAGGGCTACACTCTGATCCGCAGCAACAGTCCAGAGACTGTGAATACGGAAGGTGTTCTGTACCGTGAAAGCTCTGTGGGCAATACACGTTTCCTTGTGCACCATATGAACAATATGGCTACCAGACAAAAGCTCTATGTGATTGCTACGAACAACAACCTGTATCCGGCAACCATTACTACCCAGTATCTGGGGATTGCCGGTCCGGTGACATCACCGGAATATACGGGCAAAGTATCGATGGAGAAATACTTCAAATCCATGGTTACCGGCTCGACCGAAGCTCCGGTTACCCTGCAGCCGGGACAGAGCATGATTATCATGACAGATCTGAACAAAATTGCCATGAAGCCTAAAGACGTAATGTCGCTGAGTGCGGATCTGTTCAGTGACCTGCCGGTTCAGTATAACGTAGTCATGGTGGAGCAGACCAAGGACCCGCTTGCTGAGCTTCCTTATCTTCCTGTTCTTGACAGCGATGGTGTGCATACCCGGGGAACCTTCCCTGATTCTACGCGGATCATGAACGTGACCGATCTGGTGGGGACCACGCAAAGTAAGCTGCTTCTGGGCGACAATAAACTGGACAAAAACCTGGACGGGATTGATCCAATGAAGGGGACGTATGTTTCCAATGCGGGTAACTTCGGGGTGCTTTACAAAATCGTATTGGATCGTGTTGCAGCAAACACGCTGATCACCTTCAACCCGCGCGGGGGGCCTTATCTGGGACCGCTGATTGTAAACGGCACAATGGTGAACCTGCCCAATAAGGGCACTTTAGGCCTATCATCAGACACGAATGCTGTTGTCTACCGTACCGGAGAGTATGAAGGGCGTGTGGAGATTGTGTTCTCCGTCGCTTCCGGCAGCAACCTGCCCGTTAACTTTGTCTTCACCCCGCTTCCGGCGAAAAAATAA
- the yidD gene encoding membrane protein insertion efficiency factor YidD, with product MASLRRTVQAPIRVYRKFISPLKPATCRFYPTCSAYALEAIEVHGPLKGSWLAARRIARCHPFHPGGLDPVPPRKEQPSGDKPLHTT from the coding sequence ATGGCTAGCTTACGAAGAACAGTGCAGGCCCCTATCCGGGTCTACCGCAAGTTCATTTCGCCGCTCAAGCCCGCAACCTGCCGGTTCTACCCGACCTGTTCGGCTTACGCGCTGGAGGCCATTGAGGTCCATGGGCCGCTGAAGGGTTCATGGCTTGCTGCCAGGCGGATCGCCCGCTGTCATCCCTTCCATCCGGGAGGCCTTGACCCGGTGCCGCCGCGCAAAGAGCAGCCCTCCGGGGATAAGCCGCTGCATACGACTTGA
- a CDS encoding Fur family transcriptional regulator: protein MLSTDQILEAMSGQGLRITDQRKTLAKLFGENTGYLSAKDVYEHMGRKYSGLSFDTVYRNLRVMEELGVLEQIVFEEGVKFKASCSQDHHHHHMICLQCMKTYPIQFCPMNLTDPPDQFRVVKHKFEVFGYCKDCEQGREEEPAGAARSKEGR from the coding sequence ATGCTGTCGACAGATCAAATCCTGGAAGCCATGTCGGGGCAGGGGCTGCGAATCACCGATCAGCGCAAGACGCTTGCCAAATTATTCGGCGAGAATACGGGATATTTGTCTGCAAAGGATGTATATGAGCATATGGGCCGCAAGTATAGCGGGCTGAGCTTCGATACCGTCTACCGTAACCTGCGTGTTATGGAGGAGCTGGGCGTACTGGAGCAGATTGTATTTGAAGAAGGCGTCAAATTCAAGGCAAGCTGCAGTCAGGATCACCATCATCACCATATGATTTGCCTGCAGTGTATGAAGACATACCCGATTCAATTCTGCCCGATGAATCTAACTGATCCGCCGGATCAGTTCCGGGTGGTCAAGCATAAATTCGAGGTATTCGGCTATTGCAAGGATTGTGAGCAGGGAAGAGAAGAAGAGCCGGCCGGTGCTGCCCGCAGCAAAGAGGGACGCTGA
- a CDS encoding carbohydrate ABC transporter permease gives MPRPLKKSLPHIALLGYLVIVLFPFLFVLFSSVKKDNNAIALNPFGIPKSFEWSNYVEAWVNAKISTYFFNSLYISVLASVVSILLASMFAFAVTRMRQGKWNAILFSLVLIGMLIPNNALMLPIYTIVRKLHILNTHWALIIPYIANAIPFTIIILAAFMRSLPSEIEEAAVMDGLKAPGIFARIIVPLTVPAMVTVFIVNFLGNWNEFLLANYFLSNDELRTLPVGMVQFRDQYQMNYAQMSAGIVYSVVPVIVIYAVLQEKIIEGVTAGSVKG, from the coding sequence ATGCCGCGCCCGCTGAAAAAAAGTCTGCCGCACATTGCCCTGCTGGGTTATCTGGTAATTGTGCTGTTCCCGTTCCTCTTCGTCCTTTTCTCTTCGGTGAAGAAGGATAATAATGCGATTGCCCTCAACCCGTTCGGCATTCCGAAGAGCTTCGAATGGTCCAATTATGTAGAAGCGTGGGTCAATGCCAAGATCAGCACTTATTTTTTCAATAGCTTATATATCTCGGTTCTGGCCTCAGTAGTGTCTATTCTGCTGGCGTCCATGTTCGCCTTCGCGGTCACGCGGATGCGCCAGGGGAAGTGGAATGCCATTCTTTTCTCGCTGGTCCTGATCGGGATGCTGATTCCGAACAATGCGCTGATGCTGCCCATCTACACGATTGTCCGCAAGCTGCATATTCTCAATACCCACTGGGCGCTCATTATTCCTTACATTGCGAATGCAATCCCGTTCACGATCATTATTCTGGCGGCTTTCATGCGTTCGCTGCCCAGTGAAATCGAAGAAGCGGCGGTCATGGACGGCTTGAAGGCCCCGGGTATATTTGCTAGAATTATTGTACCTTTGACAGTTCCGGCGATGGTTACGGTATTCATTGTTAATTTCCTGGGAAATTGGAATGAGTTCCTGCTGGCCAACTATTTTCTGTCTAATGACGAGCTGCGTACGCTCCCCGTAGGGATGGTCCAGTTCCGCGATCAGTACCAGATGAATTACGCACAGATGTCGGCGGGAATTGTCTACAGTGTGGTTCCGGTTATAGTGATTTATGCGGTCCTGCAGGAGAAGATTATTGAAGGCGTCACCGCAGGCAGTGTAAAAGGATAA
- a CDS encoding extracellular solute-binding protein: MRKSLTLLLSLMFVTSALLTGCGGNKNNAANNKGEPAATEEAAATNAAATEEPASAEPFEMTIRHTQVGADKQKRLAILEDVVGKVQADVPGLTFKLDGVDSDVNRKEKLRGEMAAGNPPEIFDLFGSPDSKIYAKEGKLLDLTPILDELGIKDKFSNLDPFTYEGKIYGLPIGGSGEGFFYNKEYYTSKGWKAPSTFAELEQQLADIKADGKVPMAGASKAGWVPLMLANHLWSRYAGPDVTAKFATGEAKWNDPNVVKGLAKYKEWVDKGYFKKGELGFEYAEYTTQFTSGEAILMYDGTWKSSVFKAGQSGEGLIGKVGFFNIPAVEGGVGDQTALMRDVNNGYGFSASAGEDERQLAAVKSFIKNMFNEEMQLRGLVEDGVLPAMKIDQAVLNKNITDDLMSEIVAVLNSSKSSFPAFDSLVQADVTTEISNIQIQSLIGGQTTPEKMGEALQKIQEEANAAVE; the protein is encoded by the coding sequence ATGAGAAAAAGTCTAACACTGCTGTTGTCCCTGATGTTCGTCACCTCGGCGCTGCTGACTGGCTGCGGAGGTAACAAGAATAATGCTGCCAACAATAAAGGTGAGCCGGCGGCGACGGAAGAGGCTGCTGCTACCAATGCTGCCGCAACGGAAGAGCCTGCAAGTGCGGAGCCCTTTGAGATGACGATCCGTCATACTCAGGTTGGGGCAGACAAACAGAAACGATTGGCTATTCTGGAGGATGTGGTGGGCAAGGTGCAGGCGGATGTGCCCGGACTGACCTTCAAGCTTGATGGAGTAGATTCGGATGTGAACCGTAAGGAGAAGCTGCGCGGTGAAATGGCGGCCGGTAACCCTCCGGAGATCTTCGACCTGTTCGGCAGCCCGGATTCCAAGATCTATGCCAAAGAAGGCAAACTGCTGGACCTGACCCCGATCCTTGATGAATTAGGCATCAAAGACAAGTTCTCCAATCTGGACCCGTTCACCTATGAAGGTAAAATCTACGGCCTGCCGATCGGCGGCTCCGGTGAAGGCTTCTTCTATAATAAAGAATACTATACAAGCAAGGGCTGGAAGGCTCCATCGACCTTCGCCGAACTGGAGCAGCAGCTGGCCGATATTAAAGCGGATGGTAAAGTGCCAATGGCTGGTGCTTCCAAAGCAGGCTGGGTACCGCTGATGCTGGCCAATCATCTCTGGTCCCGTTATGCCGGACCGGATGTGACTGCGAAGTTCGCTACGGGTGAAGCGAAGTGGAATGATCCTAACGTAGTTAAGGGCTTGGCAAAATACAAAGAATGGGTCGATAAGGGCTACTTCAAGAAGGGCGAGCTGGGCTTCGAATATGCCGAATACACTACCCAGTTCACCAGCGGGGAAGCGATCCTGATGTATGACGGAACCTGGAAGTCTTCCGTGTTCAAAGCCGGCCAATCCGGCGAAGGTCTAATCGGCAAGGTCGGCTTCTTCAATATTCCGGCGGTTGAAGGCGGAGTGGGGGATCAGACAGCGCTAATGCGGGATGTGAACAACGGTTATGGCTTCTCCGCTTCGGCGGGTGAAGATGAGCGGCAGCTTGCAGCAGTGAAATCCTTCATTAAGAATATGTTTAATGAAGAGATGCAACTGCGCGGTCTGGTAGAGGACGGAGTTCTGCCTGCCATGAAGATTGATCAGGCAGTGCTGAACAAGAATATTACGGATGACCTAATGAGTGAGATTGTCGCAGTATTGAACAGCTCCAAGTCGTCCTTCCCGGCCTTTGACTCACTGGTGCAGGCAGATGTTACCACCGAGATCAGTAACATCCAGATCCAGAGCCTGATCGGCGGGCAGACGACTCCTGAGAAGATGGGCGAAGCGCTTCAGAAGATTCAGGAAGAGGCTAATGCGGCCGTGGAATAA
- a CDS encoding carbohydrate ABC transporter permease produces the protein MNKALRNPLVFILFVIPALVLFIMFFIYPIFSSIYYSFTSWNGVSETVKYAGVDNFKKALGDERFWISVKNNGWFILFSVGIQVPLIVFFSLLIANVKKLKGLYKTAVFMPSIMSTAVIGILWGFIYEPNIGLFNKVLSLVGIEPVYWLSDERFAMLSILITNAWQWTGFYIVMVLAAILSIPGELEEAAAIDGATGFQRATRITLPLIVPIISVVIMLSIAGAMKAADIVIVMTKGGPAGSTEVMATYMIKYAITNFKYGYGNTIAVLIFLFTLVVTALYQLVFARRTERIEY, from the coding sequence ATGAATAAGGCACTGAGAAATCCTCTGGTGTTCATTCTGTTCGTTATTCCGGCACTGGTGCTATTCATTATGTTCTTCATCTATCCGATCTTCAGCTCGATTTACTATAGCTTCACCAGCTGGAACGGTGTGTCCGAGACGGTCAAATATGCCGGAGTGGACAACTTCAAGAAAGCTCTGGGAGATGAACGCTTCTGGATCTCTGTGAAAAATAACGGCTGGTTCATTCTCTTCTCCGTAGGCATACAGGTGCCGCTGATTGTGTTCTTCTCCTTACTGATTGCCAATGTGAAGAAGCTGAAGGGGCTGTATAAGACAGCGGTATTCATGCCATCCATTATGTCTACTGCAGTAATCGGCATTCTCTGGGGCTTCATTTACGAGCCGAACATTGGATTGTTCAACAAAGTACTAAGTCTGGTTGGCATTGAGCCGGTCTACTGGCTGTCGGACGAACGGTTCGCGATGCTGTCGATTCTGATTACGAATGCCTGGCAGTGGACCGGCTTCTACATTGTAATGGTGCTGGCGGCGATCCTCTCTATTCCCGGTGAGCTTGAGGAAGCAGCAGCCATCGATGGCGCTACGGGGTTCCAGCGGGCTACACGCATCACCCTGCCGCTGATCGTACCAATCATCTCGGTGGTGATTATGCTATCGATTGCCGGAGCGATGAAGGCTGCCGATATCGTTATCGTAATGACCAAGGGCGGACCGGCAGGTTCAACCGAGGTAATGGCCACCTATATGATTAAGTATGCGATTACCAACTTCAAATACGGGTACGGCAATACCATCGCCGTTCTGATCTTCTTGTTCACGCTCGTTGTAACCGCCCTCTACCAGCTGGTGTTTGCCCGCCGTACGGAAAGGATTGAATACTGA
- a CDS encoding cache domain-containing sensor histidine kinase — protein MNLRYKLFTAFLGLIIIPLFILGMIMFFVTYNSIEKKYSQQSEYSLKAISYSISNVFKDMDNVTDNGIATSVFHMALSADDPSKQDLTDAEQLSLNASQRNFRSLLYNHPSISYAFLYNFNGKGSSEIVSVFNKENFRTLPYDKFKGSELYQEVMKLNGVPKWLAPHEYPELTGTEAVFTQIRLVKELSFFQNIGILVVQIKNWEFESIFRNLKIGGTDQKVSFMLVNDDGMILLDPDRQLDGQDFRSFTTKDITFKPGFQSFKTQFGGEKSILSVYHLKDYPWSLVSVTSWDTLSHEVTVFARWFVIVMFLCLLGAVIFNLFFMNRITGGIAVIVRFMRRVEDGDLTTRVEEKGNDEMTLLARGFNDLMDKINSLFSRVHVEQQRKNQAEMRVLQAQIKPHFLFNTLESINVLAVQNEGRKVSEMVYRLASILRISIQDRDEITLEEEVKHLRNYLDIQKFRFEDLFDYELEIPAELLGCGILKLTLQPLVENSIQHGFEGIGYKGLVSVKVWETQGNLVLRIQDNGIGMTPSQLSMFQYMVNDAAEQQTEARPEQGIHQERRGLGVRSVADRIRIEYGDRYGIFICASPGEGTIIQCVIPKYGQGEGHYAKSIIG, from the coding sequence ATGAATCTGCGCTACAAATTGTTTACGGCATTCTTAGGCCTGATTATCATTCCGCTGTTCATTCTTGGCATGATTATGTTCTTCGTGACTTATAATTCCATTGAGAAGAAATATAGCCAGCAGTCCGAATATTCGCTCAAAGCGATCAGCTACAGCATTTCTAATGTGTTCAAGGATATGGACAATGTGACTGACAACGGAATTGCCACCTCGGTCTTTCATATGGCGCTTAGTGCAGATGATCCCTCCAAACAGGATTTGACCGATGCCGAGCAGCTTAGCCTGAATGCCAGCCAGCGTAATTTCCGCAGCCTGCTCTATAATCATCCGTCGATCAGCTATGCCTTCCTGTATAATTTCAACGGAAAAGGGAGCTCGGAGATCGTCTCGGTCTTCAACAAGGAGAATTTCCGCACCCTGCCCTATGACAAGTTCAAAGGCAGCGAGCTGTACCAGGAGGTAATGAAGCTGAACGGGGTTCCGAAATGGCTGGCCCCGCATGAGTACCCTGAGCTAACCGGAACGGAGGCTGTATTTACGCAAATCCGGCTGGTTAAGGAGCTTAGCTTCTTTCAGAATATCGGCATTCTGGTGGTGCAGATCAAGAATTGGGAGTTCGAGTCGATATTTCGCAATCTTAAGATCGGGGGTACCGACCAGAAGGTGTCCTTCATGCTGGTTAACGATGATGGAATGATTCTGCTGGACCCGGACAGGCAGCTGGACGGGCAGGATTTCCGCAGCTTCACCACGAAGGATATTACGTTTAAGCCAGGCTTTCAGAGCTTCAAGACACAGTTCGGTGGCGAGAAAAGCATTCTGTCGGTCTACCATCTCAAGGACTATCCCTGGAGTCTGGTCTCTGTCACTTCCTGGGATACTCTGTCTCATGAGGTGACGGTGTTCGCCCGCTGGTTCGTCATAGTGATGTTCCTGTGCCTTCTGGGCGCTGTCATCTTCAATCTGTTCTTCATGAACCGGATTACTGGCGGGATTGCTGTCATTGTACGCTTCATGCGCAGGGTAGAGGACGGAGATCTTACTACCCGTGTTGAGGAGAAGGGCAACGATGAGATGACGCTGCTGGCCAGAGGCTTCAATGATCTTATGGACAAAATCAACTCGCTGTTCAGCCGGGTTCACGTGGAGCAGCAGCGCAAGAATCAAGCGGAAATGCGTGTGCTGCAGGCCCAGATCAAGCCGCATTTTTTGTTCAATACTCTGGAATCGATCAATGTGCTGGCTGTGCAAAATGAAGGGCGCAAGGTAAGTGAGATGGTCTACCGGCTGGCAAGTATTCTGCGGATCAGCATTCAGGACAGGGATGAGATTACGCTGGAGGAAGAGGTTAAGCATCTGCGCAATTATCTCGATATCCAGAAATTCCGGTTCGAGGACCTGTTCGATTATGAGCTTGAGATTCCGGCAGAGCTGCTGGGCTGCGGGATTCTGAAGCTTACGCTCCAGCCGCTGGTGGAGAACAGCATTCAGCATGGTTTTGAGGGGATCGGGTATAAGGGTCTGGTGAGTGTTAAGGTGTGGGAGACCCAAGGCAATCTGGTGCTGCGGATACAGGATAACGGAATCGGGATGACCCCGTCCCAGCTGTCGATGTTTCAATACATGGTGAATGACGCGGCAGAGCAGCAGACGGAAGCTAGGCCGGAGCAGGGCATTCATCAGGAGCGGCGGGGGCTGGGTGTACGAAGTGTTGCGGACCGGATACGAATTGAATACGGCGACAGATATGGGATTTTCATATGTGCTAGTCCTGGGGAAGGAACGATCATCCAGTGCGTCATTCCGAAATACGGGCAGGGGGAAGGCCATTATGCTAAAAGTATTATTGGTTGA